From the genome of Apostichopus japonicus isolate 1M-3 chromosome 17, ASM3797524v1, whole genome shotgun sequence:
ATTCGTTTAAGGAAATTCTTTCATCTCCTATAAAaggaaacagaaataaaaacaagaataaaaaataaacttattttatgaatatgaaagaaaaattttcttctttGGCCGTAATCAGAGACTAAATTGCGATGTTTGAAATACGGTATGCTGCAATCTGTGCGTAATGATGTAGTACGTTGTGGGTAACGCGTCTAGCCTTCTAAACCTCAGAACCGTGTAGCCGAACGGTATACTCTGCGGAATGATACAATACGGTGACGTACTAAATATACCTTAAGCATGTTACCTGAATCACCTGCTAGGTTTAACGGGAAGGCTTAGTTGTAGAGTAAACCTTAAGATAATTTCATAATTCCATTTAATATCTCATCATGGCACACTACATCGCAACACTGCAATCATAACAATTTGAGCTTGGAATGTAGTTATAATTATAACGCTCTGCATCCACATATgaatgttggggggggggtgggggaggagggggatatCAAAATTTTGCTGATTTTGGGATTGGCATAAAGAATGATGCCATCACGGCAACTCATcaaaaactgtttttgtttttctttataattgaaCTCCCTAATTGTAATCACAGAGGAAATTATTATTCCTGCAATAAATATTGCAGAGAGCATTGACAATTGGGCAAACATTAACATGTTTCACATTCAATAATGATCAAGAAAAGGATCATAATCATAAGAACACTTTTTTTACAAACGTGTGTAccttgatgatatcattaagaGTAATTCACTTGTGGCTATTATTGATttaaagttcaaaggtcatctaTTTGTGACTTCGACTGATATTCGTTTAATGTATGGTCTTACCATTTATGTCGAATTCATCCAACAGTTCTGTAAATTGCCGGATGCCTTTGTTGCAGGAAGCAGCCAACCATTCACGTCCATCTATCAGACCGTCATTATTCTCATCTAGTTTAGTAAAGATTCTGTTCAATTTACTTGTGTCAACGTCTCCTCCTACAGAcctgaaaacaaaatcaaaagttGAGCAGTTTGGACAATGTTGAAGGTATGCAAAACGTGGTCCATGTTTCACATGTGAATATTCTCACGTGAACACATCACGACCTGACGACGAACTCGCCAGCAAATCGCACTCAGGAACGACAAGTTGCCCGTTCCGGGAATTGTTATTTTACGATTTTGTCTCATTTTAGTGAGATCTTCTTCCGAGGCCGTAAAATATCGATACACGGTGAAAAGGCTATGCAGTATTGGAAGGATTAAAGATCCAGATATTTATTAGGAAAATACTATACGGCGTTGCTGCGGGCAATGTTATTATAACCTTAAATAAGTATACAAAACTACATGAAAAACAACAATATTATAATGGGAAGTTGATTCTTATAAACATTAGCATTGTCCACCAGTTCTTTGGTAGAGAAATTACAATCAGTGAATCACAAAGTACGTAGTCATGTGAATAAACCACTGTGtgaattgataataataataataatataaaaatatatatatatagtaaaacgCCTGCCAATGGTTTACAAGAAAACGTATGTACTATATAGTAAAGGGTTTATACAAACACCTTGTCGATGTTATGGTTATCTAAAGACTTTATAGGTACAGTTAAATAGACCCAATGCTTTGTTTAGCTGATCTAgaagctttcagctgagctataGCGATCGCGCGTCTCTGCCGAAATTCTCCTTGCCATCGTGTTTAAATGActgccattttgtatttatagAGGTAGATTACACTAAAAATTAAACtttatttccagcaaattgCAACATCAACACGTGCTCtgtggtggtggtgttggtAGTTGCATGAGTTTGTGGTAAAGGAGTATGCTGTGTCGTTATATTTCTCTCTTAAACATTGAAATGTTCACGGTTCACCGAATACTTTCTTCGCAAATCGATCAAACTACTTTTAATATCCCACGCACCTCTCAACTCCCTGATTCCCATCCTCAAAACCCCCTTGCCCATTGCAGGGTAAATTGAATGTAAACCGAGTGCCTCACAACACCTTCCCATCCTGAAAACCCCTTCCCATTATCACAACCCCATCATTGTCCTGACAACTCTTTTGAACGCAAGCTGCACGTGGCTGGTAATACATTCAACAAGTTCATTAATAGTTAGAGCTCTCAGCCCGATTCTTATACAGAGTAAGCTGCTGAGCCTTTAGACACAAATCCTAGGCAAGCCTGTGATGTCTCAATAATTAATGGCAACCACAACATATTAAAATCGTAAAGAACTAACGTATATATTCAATATACTAATGGTACAAACATAGCTATCTTACCTTCCTTTCCGTCTTCTGGTTATCTGGTTTCTGATGCAATTCGCATTAAATTTGGCGGAACCCTTCTTGCAATCTAGACGCCCCTTTCGTCTGCGCCTCGCATTTACTGTGATTGAAATGGCCAACACCAGCACAAAAAGCATCAAAATCTTTGTAAGTTTAGCCATCTTTAAGTATTAATTTCAAGAGATGATATGTCGCTCGAGGATTGGTAGTTGTTGGTAGTTGAATACAGCAGCAGTTCTGAAGGTCTAATGACTAAGCTCTCTATGTAGACAACCCTTATATAGACTGTGACACTGTACCTAACCGTCAGCTACTGGTCTTCGTTAAGTCATCAAACTGACGGGTGCTTCCCCGTAGACCTACTGAACCAGTTAGTGCCAATCGTTGTGGCGGATGCCTGAAATTATTAAATTGTTGTTATAAGGAAATAATTCACTATAATTCGAAAAGAATTTCTGGATTTACTTAAGTTATTAACCTCAATGTTAACTTCTAGTCACATGAAAAGGTAAATGATGTTAATTTCACTTTGTACTTACACACTATATCGTCTTTATTAATATTCCCTCTCAAGCCTTGTAAACTATCATTTGTTCGGATAATAGACCGACCATCTTTTGCACCCAGTTCCGAATTAACACCCTCTGTAGCCCTAAGGCGCCATGCGCATTGCCACGTCATCCCCTTCATAACTTTTACAGACCCTACCCAACCAAAAGTAATAAGTTTGTATACTTGCCTGGAAGTGTTCATCCCCtgaatcggggggggggggtccttgACTTTGGTACCCGTCGGCACTTACCCCATCTGCTTATTCGTTCATCTGGCATTGTATAACATCCTTAACTGTCATTCGTATGCCTGGTATCACATAAGATACAGAACGTCTCACATTGGAAAAGTCTTTTCAGGGTCACGTGGTAGTAAAATAATTGCATATGTATGAGCATGGTTGACCATGCTAAGCATATtgttgggaggggtgggtgtaACCAGTACTTAATATGCAATTATGTCTTCCGACCTTAACAACAAGCAAAATTGTCAGGACCCCCGACACTTGGGAGACTGGTGTGGGTATGCCGACAACTGGTACAGTACCCCCGAAACTTGGGAGCCTGGTATGTGTATGCCGACATATGGTACAGGACCCCGACACTTTAGAGTCGGATATGGATATGCCGACAACTGGTACAGGACCCCCGACAATTGGGAGCCTGGTATGGGTATGTCTACAACTGGTACAGTACCCCCGAAACTTGGGAGCCTGGTATGTGTATGCCGACAAATGGTACAGGACCCCGACACTTTAGAGTCGGATATGGATATGCCGACAACTGGTACAGGACCCCCGACAATTGGGAGCCTGGTATGGGTATGTCTACAACTGGTACAGTACCCCCGAAACTTGGGAGCCTGGTATGTGTATGCCGACATATGGTACAGGACCCCGACACTTTAGAGTCGGATATGGATATGCCGACAACTGGTACAGGACCCCCGACAATTGGGAGCCTGGTATGGGTATGTCTACAACTGGTACAGTACCCCCGAAACTTGGGAGCCTGGTATGTGTATGCCGACAAATGGTACAGGACCCCGACACTTTAGAGTCGGATATGGATATGCCGACAACTGGTACAGGACCCCCGACAATTGGGAGCCTGGTATGGGTATGTCGACAACTGGTACAGTACCCCCGAAACTTGGGAGCCTGGTATGGGTTTGTCGACAACTGGTACAGGACTCCCGACACTTGGAAGCCTGGTATGGGTATACCCACAACTGCTCTGCTATGTTAATGCATGGTCTTGTCATCAGTCAATATATAACTGGCGGTAATTGCACT
Proteins encoded in this window:
- the LOC139984515 gene encoding uncharacterized protein, encoding MAKLTKILMLFVLVLAISITVNARRRRKGRLDCKKGSAKFNANCIRNQITRRRKGRSVGGDVDTSKLNRIFTKLDENNDGLIDGREWLAASCNKGIRQFTELLDEFDINGDERISLNELEKDDNKMERFETDDQNTRNTAAGLKQSTE